CCACCGTGCTCCCCATGTCCCGTGCCGGCCAGAGAAGCCGAGCGTCCTGCCACGCGCCAGTCTAGGGGACCGGATCGGGTCGGGGCGCCGCAGACGGCCGCGGCCTCGCCGGCCGCGTCTCAGACCAGCCCGAGGGCGGGCCGGACCAGGTGCGGCTCGCGGGTCCGGAACAGCGGGGTCGTGTCGGTGCGGGCCAGATCGAAGACCCGCAGCGCGGCCTCGAGGTCGGGCACCTCGACCACCTTCATCCCGTCGACGTCGCGGACGGAGGTGGGCGCCCCGCCGGCCTCCATCGGCACGATCACCCCGCGGAAGCCGAGCCGGGCCGCCTCGGCGATCCGCTGCGGCATGTCCCGCACCCGGCGCAGCTCGCCGGCCAGGCCGATCTCGCCGATCGCGGCGACGTCGGTGGGCACCTCGCGGTTCTTCCACGCCGAGGCCACCGCCACCGCCGTGGCGAGGTCGGCGGAGGTGTCCTGGATCCGGACCCCGCCGACCGTCGAGGCGAACACGTCGTGGCTGGCCAGCGAGATCCGGCACCGCTGGTGCAGCACCGCGACCAGCATCGCGGCCCGGGAGCCGTCGAGCCCGGAGGTGGTGCGCCGGGGGCGCTCCGCCGAGGAGGGGCTGACCAGCGCCTGCACCTCGACCAGGATCGGTCGGCGCCCCTCCAGCACCACCGAGATGCAGGTGCCGGCGACCGGCTGGTGGTGGCGCGCGACGAACAGTCCGGTGGCGTCGGTGACCGCGACGATCCCCTCGCTGGACAGGTCGAAGCAGCCGACCTCGTCGACCGGCCCGAACCGGTTCTTCACCGCGCGGAGCATCCGCAGCCGGGAGCTGCGCTCGCCCTCGAACTGCAGCACCACGTCGACGAGGTGCTCGAGCACCCGGGGGCCGGCGATCGTGCCGTCCTTCGTCACGTGGCCGACCATCACGGTCGCGATGTTCTGCGTCTTGGCGACCCGGACCAGGGCGGCCGCGACCTCCTTGACCTGCGTGACGCCGCCGGGGGCGCCGTCGACGTCGGCCGCGCCGATCGTCTGCACCGAGTCGATCACGAGCAGCTGCGGGCGCACCTGCTCGATGTGGCCGAGGACCGCCGCGAGGTCGGTCTCGGCGGCCAGGTAGAGCTCGGGGTGCACGCCGCCGGTCCGGTCGGCCCGCAACCGGACCTGGGAGGCCGACTCCTCGCCGCTGACGTAGAGGGTGCGCAGCCCGCTGCGGGCCGTCTGCGCCGCCACCTCGAGCAGCAGCGTCGACTTGCCGACGCCCGGCTCGCCGGCGAGCAGCACGGCGGCGCCGGGGACCATGCCGCCGCCGAGGACCCGGTCGAGCTCGGGGATGCCGCTGGTCCGGGCCCTCGAGTCCTCCACCGGCACGTCGCCGATCGGCACCGCCGGGGAGGTGACCGGCCCCGCCGCCGTACGGCCGGTGGGGGCGCCGACCTCCACGACGCTGCCCCAGGCCTGGCACTCGCCGCAGCGGCCCATCCACTTCGCCGCCTCCCAGCCGCACTCCGTGCAGCGGTAGGCAGGGCGGGGACGCGGCTTGGCTCGGCTGGTCATGGGGTGACCGTAGGCCAGGCCACCGACAGTGGCGCGCAGGCGCGGCGCACGCGGCCCGGTCCCGGCGACAGGTTACGATTGGATCGTTCAACCAAGTGATGACCTGGGGGTTTGCCGATGTCGCGACTCGAGAGCGCGCCGACGCTCGCCACCGTGGCGGCCGAGGCCGGGGTCTCGCGCCAGACCGTGTCCAACGCGCTCAACAGCCCCGAGCTGCTCCGTCCGGAGACTCTCGAGCGCGTCCAGGAGGCGATCGGCCGGCTGGGCTACTCCCCGAACCGGGCCGCCCGCAACCTGCGTACCCGCACCTCCCACCTGATCGGCCTGCGGATCGAGCCGGCGGTCGAGGACAGCGCCAACGCGCTGATGGACCGGTTCCTGCACTCGCTGGTCGAGAGCACCCGCGACGCCGGCTACCACCTGCTGCTGTTCACCGGCACCGAGACCGGCTCCGACGTCAGCAGCGGCGACGCCCGCCCGCTCGACGCGGTCGACGGCTACGACGAGCTGCTCCGCTCGGCCGCGGTGGACGCCTTCGTGGTCACCGACACCTACCGCGGCAACCCGCAGGCCGCCTTCCTGGAGGAGCGCGGCGTGCCGTTCGTGGCCTTCGGCCGGCCCTGGGCCGAGCCGCACGCGCGGCACCCCTGGGTCGACGTCGACGGCCGGGCCGGCGTGCAGCTCGCCGTGGACCACCTCGTCGAGCGCGGCCACCAGCGGGTCGCCTGGGTCGGCTGGCAGAAGGGCTCGTTCATCGGCGAGGACCGGCGCAGCGGCTGGGCCGACCGCATGCACGACCACACCCTGTCCACCTCCCGGCTCAGCGCCCGCGGCGACGACACCCTCGACTTCGGCCGGCGGGCCGCGCACGCGCTGCTCGACAGCGAGCACCCCACGGCGTTCGTCTGCGCGAGCGACACGCTGGCGATGGGAGTGCTGCGGGCCCTCGACGAGCGCGGGCTGCGCCCAGGACGCGACGTCGCGGTGGTCGGCTTCGACGACTCGCTGGCCGCCCAGGTCTGCACCCCCGGGCTGACCTCGGTGCGCCAACCTCTGGAGCAGGCGGCCGTCGAGATCGTGCGGCTGCTCGGCGACCTGCTCGGGCACCGCGAGGTCGAGCACCGCGGGCTCACCCTGACCCCGACCCTGTCGGTGCGCGCCTCCTCCTAGGCCCGACCGCGCGGCGGCGGGTGCACGCTAGAAGCGTCGCCACCACAGGTTGACGGCGTAGTCGACCTCCGCGCCGTCGTGGGCGGCGAGCGCGGCGTCGGCGACGGCCCCCGGCAGCTCGATGCGCACCACCGCCTCCAGGTCCTCGCGGCTGCGGCAGCGCAGCACGATGTCGACCGGGATGCGCTGCCAGCCGTGCCGCGACCAGAAGCGCTCGACGGCGTCCGGGTCGAGCGCCGGGTAGCCGCGCCGGAACCACCCGCCGAAGGTCGAGCGGCGGGCGTCGTTGTCGATCACGAACGCCGTACCCCCGGGCCGGACCACCCGGTCCAGCTCGGCCAGCCCGGGCTCGCAGCCGGGACCGAAGAAGTAGGCCCACCTGGCCTGCGCCACGTCGACGGAGCGGTCCGGGAGCGGCACGGCCTGGGCGGTGCCGCTCAGCACGGTCACCGCCGGGATCCGGGCGGTACGGCGGCGCGCCGCCGCCGCCAGGTCCGGGTGCGGCTCCACGCCGGTCACCGTCCGCGCATCGGCGGCCCAGCGCGGCAGGTGGAAGCCGGTGCCGCAGCCGAGGTCGAGGACGTCGCGGCCGGCCCAGGTGTCCACCGAGCGCATCGCCTGCTCGATCCGGCCGTCCGGGTCGAGGGCGCGGTTCTCGGTCTCGTAGACCTGCGGGTGCCCCCAGATGTTCGGGCTCGGCACCGCGCCGGGCAGCGGGCCGGGGTCGAGACGGGGCACCGGGCTAGATGCGGACCAGGCCCGAGGGGGTGGAGAACTGGGCCGCGACGAGGCCGGGGCTGTGGTCCGGCAGCACCCACTCGACCTGCACGTCGTCGAGCGGGTCGACGTCGGGGTCCCCGAGCCACTCGTTGACCCGCGCGGGGTCACCGGCGATCTCCAGGGTGTCGAGGTGGATCGCGCCGGAGGCGCCGGTGGAGGGGTGCAGGTCGGGCCCGACCTCCCACTGCACGAAGAACGGCAGCTGGGGGTCGGCCTGCAGACCGGTCACACCGAGCTGCTTCCAGCGCAGCTCGACGCCGTCGGGACGGTGCCGGTTGCCCTGCACCGGGTCGCGGCCGAGCCGGCGGCCCACCTTGTCGATGTCGTCGACGCAGACGACCCAGCCGAGCCAGCCGCCGCCGGCCTCGGAGCGGGCCCGGACGGCCTGACCGAACGGGGCCTTGTCGGAGGCGGGGTGGTCGAGCACCTCCACGACCTCGAGGTAGGTCCCCTGGCTGAGCGGGAGCACCATGTTGCGGGTCCCGAAGCGTGGGTGGATCCCCCCGTCGCGGAACTCCTCGCCGAGCAGCTCGCCGATCCGGTGAGCAGTGCCGGCGAGCCCGTCGGGTCCAGCGGCGTACGAGAGATGGTCCAAGCGCATACGGAGCATTGTCACCACAGCGGCGGCCCGCGCGAACACGGGGGTGCCGATCGCCCCTTGTCACCCGAGGACCACCGGGTGAACAGTGGCGTCCTGGACCTCGACGAGGAGGAGATGTGGCAGGACGAGCGCCGGCGGGCCCCGCAGGCAGGGGTGGGAAGGACGGTGGCCCGGTCGCGGACCGGGCCGATGCGATCCGCAACGTGGTCCTGGTGGGCCCTGCGGGATCGGGGAAGACGACACTGGTCGAGACGCTTCTGGTCTCGGCCGGTGTGCTGAACAGGCCCGGCAGCGTCGTCGACGGGACCACGGTCTGCGACTTCGACGACGCCGAGCACCGCCAGCAGCGCTCCACCGGGCTCGCGCTGGCGCCGCTGGTGCACCGCGGGGTGAAGGTGAACCTGATCGACACCCCCGGGTACGTCGACTTCGTCGGGGAGCTCCGCGCCGGCCTGCGTGCCGCCGACTGCGCGCTGTTCGTGCTGGCCGCCAACGAGGGCGTGGACGCACCGACCCGGGCGCTGTGGCGTGAGTGCGCGGAGGTGTCGATGCCGCGGGTGGTGGTGGTCACCAAGCTCGACCACGCCCGGGCCGACTGCGACGGGGTGATCGCCGCGGCGCGGGCGGCGTTCGGCGACAAGGTGGTGCCGGTCTACCTCCGCGAGGGCGAGCGCCTGGTCGGCCTGCTCGGCGACGACCACGCCCACGACGAGCAGCGCGGGAACCTGATCGAGGCGGTCATCGAGGAGTCCGAGGACGAGACGCTGATGGAGCGCTACCTCGGCGGCGAGGAGATCGACCGCGACCTGCTGGTCACCGACCTCGAGCGGGCGGTGGCACGCGGCTCGTTCCACCCGGTGCTGCCCGTCGACTCCTCCGGCGGCGTCGGCGCCACCGAGCTGCTGGACCTGATCGTGTCCGGCTTCCCCTCGCCGCCGGAGCACCCGGTCCCCGAGGTGTTCACCCCGGAGGGCCGGCCGGGGCCGGTGCTCTCCTGCGACCCCGACGGTCCGCTCGTCGCCGAGGTGGTCAAGACGACCTCGGACCCGTACGTCGGCCGGGTCAGCCTGGTCCGGGTGTTCTCCGGGACGATCCGCCCGGACGCGACCGTGCACGTGTCGGGCCACTTCTCCTCGTTCTTCGGCGGCGGCCCGGGCGCCGACCCGGCCCCGGGTAGCCACGAGGACCACGACGAGGACGAGCGGATCGGCGCCCTGTCGGTCCCGCTCGGCGGCACCCAGCGGCCGGTGGACCTCGCGGTGGCCGGCGACCTGTGCGCGATCGGCCGGCTCAGCCGGGCCGAGACCGGCGACACCCTCTCCGACAAGGACCGGCCGCTGGTGCTCAAGCCGTGGTCGATGCCCGAGCCGCTGCTGCCGCTGGCGATCCAGGCCCGCGCCAAGGGTGACGAGGACAGGCTCGGCCAGGGCCTGCAGCGGCTCGCCGCCGAGGACCCGACGCTGCGCGTGGAGCACAACCCCGAGACCCACCAGATCGTGCTGTGGTGCATGGGCGAGGCGCACGCCGACGTGGTGCTGGACCGGCTCGAGAACCGGCACGGCGCCGCGGTGGACCAGGTCGAGCTGCGGGTGCCGCTGCGCGAGACGTTCGCCGCCACCGGCCACGGGCACGGCCGCCACGTGAAGCAGTCCGGCGGGCACGGGCAGTACGCCGTCTGCGACCTCACCGTCGAGCCGCTGCCCCAGGGGGCCGGCTTCGAGTTCGTCGACAAGGTGGTCGGCGGCGCCGTACCCCGGCAGTTCATCCCGTCCGTGGAGAAGGGGGTCCGGTCCCAGATGGAGAAGGGCGTCGTCGCCGGCTACCCCGTCGTCGACATCCGGGTGACGCTCACCGACGGCAAGGCGCACAGCGTGGACTCCTCGGACATGGCGTTCCAGACGGCCGGGGCGCTGGCCCTGCGCGAGGCCGCCGCGGCAGCGCGTACGTCGTTGCTGGAGCCGGTCGACGAGGTGGCGGTGCTGGTCCCCGACGACCTGGTCGGCACCGTGATGAGCGACCTGTCCGGACGTCGTGGCCGGGTGCTCGGCAGCGAGCCGGTCGGCGAGGACCGCACGCTGGTGCGGGCGGAGGTGCCGCAGACGGAGATCGGCCGCTACGCGATCGACCTGCGGGCGTTCTCGCACGGCGGGGCGTCGTTCACCCGCACGTTCGCGCGCTACGAGCCGATGCCGGACAACCTCGCCGCGAAGTTCAAGCAGGGCTGACGGCTCAGGCCTGCGGGTCGGCGGGGTGCACCGCCAGCGCGGAGCGGGAGGCCAGGTGCCGCTCGCAGTGCTCGACGAGCTCGTCGTAGCCCGCCTGCCCCATCAGCTCGACCAGCTCGCGGGCGTTGGAGACGAAGACCGGCTCCATCCCGACGTGCGCCTCGGTGTTGCCCGAGCAGTACCAGTCGAGGTCGTGGCCGCCCGCGCCCCAGCCGCGCCGGTCGTACTCCGCGATCGAGACCTCGGTGTACTCGGTGCCGTCGGGCAGCTCGACGTCGCGGAAGCTGCGCCGGATCGGCAGCTGCCAGCAGACGTCCGGCTTGGTCTCCACGAAGTGCCGGCCGGTCCGCAGCGCGAGGCCGTGCAGCGCGCAGCCCTCACCGCCGGGGAAACCGGGCCGGTTCAAGAAGATGCAGGCGCCGTCGACCACGGCGGTCTTCCGGTCGCCCTCGTCGTCGGTCTCCACCCAGCGCGACCCGCGGCCGGCGGCGTGGTGCTGCCAGGTCTGCGGGGTCAGCTCCTTCATCTGGGCGCGGACCCGCAGCTCGTCGTCCTTGTCGGAGAAGTGCGCGCCCAGCGTGCAGCAGCCGTCGTCGGGACGGCCGGCGTAGATCCCCTGGCAGCCGGCGCCGAAGATGCAGGTCCACCGGGAGGTGAGCCAGGTCAGGTCGCAGCGGAACATCTGGTTCTCGTCGGCCGGGTCGCGGAACTCGACCCAGGCGCGAGGGAAGACGAGGTCGACTTCGGGCACGGGCACACCCTACGTCGGGGGTAGCCTCTCGCCATGAGGCTGGGCGTGCTGGACATCGGGTCGAACACCGGCCACCTGCTGGTGGTCGACGCACACGGAGGCGCGGCGCCGCTGCCGGCGTTCTCGTTCAAGGAGCCGCTGCGGCTCGCCGAGCACCTCGACCCCTCGGGCGCGGTCACCGAGCGCGGCATCGAGGCCCTCACCAGCTTCGTGGGCGACGCGCTCGTCGTGGCCGGCGACAAGGGCTGCGAGGAGATGCTCGGCTTCGCCACCTCCGCGATCCGGGACGCGACCAACTCCGAGGACGTGCTCGGCCACGTGCGCAAGCAGACCGGGGTGGACATCGAGGTGCTCCCCGGGGAGGACGAGGCCCGGCTCACCTTCCTCGCCGTCCGTCGCTGGTTCGGCTGGTCCTCGGGCCGGCTCGCGGTCTTCGACATCGGCGGTGGGTCGCTGGAGATCGCGGTCGGCTCCGACGAGGCCCCCGACGGGGCGCAGTCGCTGCCGCTCGGGGCGGGCCGGCTCACCCGGGACTGGCTGGCGGACGGCCGCACCGAGGAGTCCGCCCGGGAGCTTCGGCTGAAGATCCGCGCCGACATCGCCCGTGACGCCGGCGCGCTGCTGCGTGGCGGCACCCTGGACCATCCGTGCGCGACCTCGAAGACCTTCCGCTCGCTGGCCCGGATCTGCGGGGCCCCGTCCTCCTCCGAGGGCCCGCTGGTGCGCCGGGTGCTGCCGGCGCACGTGCTGGCCGGCAAGATCCCGGCGCTGCTGCGGATGGACGACGAGCAGCTCGCCGACCTGCCGGGCGTCTCGACCGGCCGCGCGCACCAGCTGGTGGCCGGCGCGCTGGTGGCGGACGCGGTCATGGACATCTTCGACCTGCCGGAGCTCGAGATCTGCCCGTGGGCGCTGCGCGAGGGGATCATCCTCGAGCGTCTCGACCAGATCGGCATCGTCCGGGGACGGGCGAGCACCGCTCGGTAGTCTCGACAGGGTGATCGCGCTCTCGACCGCCTCGGTCTATCCCGAGACCACGGCCCAGGGCTTCGAGCTCGCGGCCCGGCTCGGGTACGACGCGGTCGAGGTGATGGTCGGCATCGACCCGATCAGCCAGGAGGTCGACGCGGTCCGGCACCTCGCCGACTACCACCAGCTCCCGGTCGCGGCCGTGCACGCGCCCTGCCTGCTGATCACCCAGCGGGTCTGGGGCGTCGAGCCGTGGGGCAAGCTCGAGAAGAGCGCCGAGATGGCGCACGCGGTGGGCGCCGACGTGGTGGTCGTGCACCCGCCGTTCCGCTGGCAGCGCGACTACGCCCGCGGGTTCGTGGAGGGCATCGCCGAGCTCGAGGAGCGCACCGGCATCGCGTTCGCGGTCGAGAACATGTACCCCTGGCGCGCGTCCAAGCGGCAGATGGAGGTCTACGTCCCCGGGTGGGACCCCTCCGCGCACGACTACTCCAACACCACGATCGACCTCTCGCACTCCTCGACGTCGCGCTCGGACCCGGTCGCGATGGCGCGCCGCCTCGGCGAGCGGCTGCGGCACATCCACCTCACCGACGGCACCGGCTCGGCCAAGGACGAGCACCTCGTGCCCGGCCGCGGGAACCAGCCGGTGGCCGAGCTGCTCGAGCACCTGGCCGGCGTCGCCTTCGACGGGCACATCGTGGTGGAGATCAACACCCGCCGCGCCGGCACCCGGGAGGCGCGCGAGCTCGACCTGATGGAGTCGCTGGCCTTCGCGCGGCTCAACTTCGCCACCGCCCCCGAGCCGGGCTGAACCAGCCACCCGGACCCGGTCCGGCGCCCATAATGCGGTCATGGGCCAGCCGGCGGTCGTGGAGGTGCGGGACCTGCACGTCGTGCGCGGCAGCACCCGGGCCGTCGACGGGGTCAGCTTCAGCACCGAGCCCGGGCAGGTGACCGGGCTGCTCGGCCCCTCCGGCTGCGGCAAGACCACGCTGATGCGCTCGCTGATGGGGGTGCAGATCGTGCAGGGCGGGACGGTGACGGTGCTCGGCCGACCGGCCGGCCACCGCGACCTGCGCGACCGGATCGGCTACGTGACCCAGGACCCGAGCGTCTACGGCGACCTCACCGTCGCGGAGAACCTCCGCTTCTTCGGCCGGGTGCTCGGCGTCGACGGCGGCGAGGTCGACCGGTGCATCACCGCCGTGGACCTCGGCGAGCGCCGCGACGCGGTGGTGGACCGGCTCTCCGGCGGCCAGCGGTCCCGCGCCTCCCTGGCGGTCGCCCTGCTCGGCCGGCCCGAGCTGCTGGTCCTCGACGAGCCCACCGTCGGTCTCGACCCGGTCCTGC
The DNA window shown above is from Nocardioides mesophilus and carries:
- a CDS encoding LacI family DNA-binding transcriptional regulator, which produces MSRLESAPTLATVAAEAGVSRQTVSNALNSPELLRPETLERVQEAIGRLGYSPNRAARNLRTRTSHLIGLRIEPAVEDSANALMDRFLHSLVESTRDAGYHLLLFTGTETGSDVSSGDARPLDAVDGYDELLRSAAVDAFVVTDTYRGNPQAAFLEERGVPFVAFGRPWAEPHARHPWVDVDGRAGVQLAVDHLVERGHQRVAWVGWQKGSFIGEDRRSGWADRMHDHTLSTSRLSARGDDTLDFGRRAAHALLDSEHPTAFVCASDTLAMGVLRALDERGLRPGRDVAVVGFDDSLAAQVCTPGLTSVRQPLEQAAVEIVRLLGDLLGHREVEHRGLTLTPTLSVRASS
- a CDS encoding Ppx/GppA phosphatase family protein translates to MRLGVLDIGSNTGHLLVVDAHGGAAPLPAFSFKEPLRLAEHLDPSGAVTERGIEALTSFVGDALVVAGDKGCEEMLGFATSAIRDATNSEDVLGHVRKQTGVDIEVLPGEDEARLTFLAVRRWFGWSSGRLAVFDIGGGSLEIAVGSDEAPDGAQSLPLGAGRLTRDWLADGRTEESARELRLKIRADIARDAGALLRGGTLDHPCATSKTFRSLARICGAPSSSEGPLVRRVLPAHVLAGKIPALLRMDDEQLADLPGVSTGRAHQLVAGALVADAVMDIFDLPELEICPWALREGIILERLDQIGIVRGRASTAR
- a CDS encoding class I SAM-dependent methyltransferase, translating into MPRLDPGPLPGAVPSPNIWGHPQVYETENRALDPDGRIEQAMRSVDTWAGRDVLDLGCGTGFHLPRWAADARTVTGVEPHPDLAAAARRRTARIPAVTVLSGTAQAVPLPDRSVDVAQARWAYFFGPGCEPGLAELDRVVRPGGTAFVIDNDARRSTFGGWFRRGYPALDPDAVERFWSRHGWQRIPVDIVLRCRSREDLEAVVRIELPGAVADAALAAHDGAEVDYAVNLWWRRF
- a CDS encoding elongation factor G, producing MAGRAPAGPAGRGGKDGGPVADRADAIRNVVLVGPAGSGKTTLVETLLVSAGVLNRPGSVVDGTTVCDFDDAEHRQQRSTGLALAPLVHRGVKVNLIDTPGYVDFVGELRAGLRAADCALFVLAANEGVDAPTRALWRECAEVSMPRVVVVTKLDHARADCDGVIAAARAAFGDKVVPVYLREGERLVGLLGDDHAHDEQRGNLIEAVIEESEDETLMERYLGGEEIDRDLLVTDLERAVARGSFHPVLPVDSSGGVGATELLDLIVSGFPSPPEHPVPEVFTPEGRPGPVLSCDPDGPLVAEVVKTTSDPYVGRVSLVRVFSGTIRPDATVHVSGHFSSFFGGGPGADPAPGSHEDHDEDERIGALSVPLGGTQRPVDLAVAGDLCAIGRLSRAETGDTLSDKDRPLVLKPWSMPEPLLPLAIQARAKGDEDRLGQGLQRLAAEDPTLRVEHNPETHQIVLWCMGEAHADVVLDRLENRHGAAVDQVELRVPLRETFAATGHGHGRHVKQSGGHGQYAVCDLTVEPLPQGAGFEFVDKVVGGAVPRQFIPSVEKGVRSQMEKGVVAGYPVVDIRVTLTDGKAHSVDSSDMAFQTAGALALREAAAAARTSLLEPVDEVAVLVPDDLVGTVMSDLSGRRGRVLGSEPVGEDRTLVRAEVPQTEIGRYAIDLRAFSHGGASFTRTFARYEPMPDNLAAKFKQG
- a CDS encoding VOC family protein — protein: MRLDHLSYAAGPDGLAGTAHRIGELLGEEFRDGGIHPRFGTRNMVLPLSQGTYLEVVEVLDHPASDKAPFGQAVRARSEAGGGWLGWVVCVDDIDKVGRRLGRDPVQGNRHRPDGVELRWKQLGVTGLQADPQLPFFVQWEVGPDLHPSTGASGAIHLDTLEIAGDPARVNEWLGDPDVDPLDDVQVEWVLPDHSPGLVAAQFSTPSGLVRI
- a CDS encoding ABC transporter ATP-binding protein, which translates into the protein MGQPAVVEVRDLHVVRGSTRAVDGVSFSTEPGQVTGLLGPSGCGKTTLMRSLMGVQIVQGGTVTVLGRPAGHRDLRDRIGYVTQDPSVYGDLTVAENLRFFGRVLGVDGGEVDRCITAVDLGERRDAVVDRLSGGQRSRASLAVALLGRPELLVLDEPTVGLDPVLRRDLWAMFHALADQGTTVLVSSHVMDEAERCDRLLLMRDGRLLADDTPAGLLAATGADEIEGAFLRLVEDGAA
- the radA gene encoding DNA repair protein RadA, whose product is MTSRAKPRPRPAYRCTECGWEAAKWMGRCGECQAWGSVVEVGAPTGRTAAGPVTSPAVPIGDVPVEDSRARTSGIPELDRVLGGGMVPGAAVLLAGEPGVGKSTLLLEVAAQTARSGLRTLYVSGEESASQVRLRADRTGGVHPELYLAAETDLAAVLGHIEQVRPQLLVIDSVQTIGAADVDGAPGGVTQVKEVAAALVRVAKTQNIATVMVGHVTKDGTIAGPRVLEHLVDVVLQFEGERSSRLRMLRAVKNRFGPVDEVGCFDLSSEGIVAVTDATGLFVARHHQPVAGTCISVVLEGRRPILVEVQALVSPSSAERPRRTTSGLDGSRAAMLVAVLHQRCRISLASHDVFASTVGGVRIQDTSADLATAVAVASAWKNREVPTDVAAIGEIGLAGELRRVRDMPQRIAEAARLGFRGVIVPMEAGGAPTSVRDVDGMKVVEVPDLEAALRVFDLARTDTTPLFRTREPHLVRPALGLV
- a CDS encoding sugar phosphate isomerase/epimerase family protein is translated as MIALSTASVYPETTAQGFELAARLGYDAVEVMVGIDPISQEVDAVRHLADYHQLPVAAVHAPCLLITQRVWGVEPWGKLEKSAEMAHAVGADVVVVHPPFRWQRDYARGFVEGIAELEERTGIAFAVENMYPWRASKRQMEVYVPGWDPSAHDYSNTTIDLSHSSTSRSDPVAMARRLGERLRHIHLTDGTGSAKDEHLVPGRGNQPVAELLEHLAGVAFDGHIVVEINTRRAGTREARELDLMESLAFARLNFATAPEPG